The Bremerella alba genome includes a window with the following:
- the ybeY gene encoding rRNA maturation RNase YbeY: protein MSSDYEINLSNRQTEHPVPQDLLEKAVREVFSGEGYPRGEVGIAVVDNAEIHDCNVQFLQHDYPTDVITFPMDQTDDFLSGEIMLSAEYAAEEARQHGWKTEEEMTLYVVHGCLHLAGYDDHEDHDRQEMRRLEKHYLSKLDIAYAGQSSAADSSSHGAT from the coding sequence ATGTCCTCGGACTACGAAATAAATCTTTCCAATCGCCAAACAGAACATCCTGTTCCACAGGATCTCTTGGAAAAAGCCGTCCGGGAAGTCTTTTCCGGCGAAGGCTACCCGCGAGGCGAAGTCGGTATCGCCGTTGTTGATAACGCTGAGATACATGACTGTAATGTTCAATTTCTTCAGCATGATTACCCCACCGACGTCATTACGTTTCCGATGGATCAGACCGATGATTTCCTGTCTGGCGAGATCATGTTAAGTGCCGAGTACGCGGCGGAAGAAGCCCGGCAACACGGCTGGAAAACCGAAGAAGAGATGACGTTGTACGTCGTGCATGGCTGTTTGCACTTGGCTGGCTACGACGATCACGAAGACCACGACCGCCAGGAAATGCGGCGTCTCGAAAAGCACTACCTTAGCAAGCTGGATATTGCGTATGCTGGCCAGTCGTCGGCTGCCGATTCCTCAAGTCACGGAGCAACCTAG
- a CDS encoding hemolysin family protein yields MGPTLFIWLATSSWLVLILSSIAATILPDMLWHDLEEYCEKRDRLRLFSTIHEHHEIAALAAQALQVLSLAIFLISSQAWLLGLREGSLLDAFIFTGDVAGVTLVLMVTMVWLPWAVAEHFGPPFIYFTWPIWSTVSTVFYPVTYGVDFLGSVMKRAAGIVDEPPDEEEEFEEEIRTIVTEAIREGHIEEDAREMIEGVMDLDDTETVSIMTPRSEIDSLAATTSWWEIVEFISKTGRTRIPVWDGSRDNFAGLLYVKDLLPELARPESTRKSLLDLARPVIHVPQSMTVSELLKYFLRKRTHLALVVDEYHAVTGLVTIEDVLEEIVGEIVDEHDIDEADNGIIQVSDEEADVTGKAHVEDINEVLGMELPEEDDYDTIGGLVIHEMKRIPKPGEQLQVGDVSIQVVASDRRRIHQLRLIRSKQNKVQSA; encoded by the coding sequence ATGGGACCGACGCTTTTCATCTGGCTAGCTACCTCTAGTTGGTTGGTTCTGATTCTGTCATCCATTGCTGCGACCATTCTGCCTGACATGCTCTGGCACGACTTGGAAGAGTACTGCGAGAAACGCGATCGTCTGCGTCTGTTCAGCACCATTCACGAGCACCATGAAATTGCCGCCTTGGCTGCCCAGGCCCTGCAAGTTCTGAGCCTGGCGATCTTCCTGATTTCCAGCCAGGCATGGCTGCTCGGCTTACGCGAAGGCTCACTGCTCGATGCGTTCATCTTTACAGGCGATGTTGCTGGGGTGACCTTGGTTTTGATGGTGACGATGGTTTGGTTGCCCTGGGCAGTCGCCGAACACTTTGGGCCTCCATTTATCTATTTCACGTGGCCCATCTGGTCGACCGTGAGCACCGTCTTCTACCCGGTAACCTACGGGGTCGATTTCCTGGGCAGCGTGATGAAGCGGGCCGCTGGTATTGTGGACGAGCCACCCGACGAAGAAGAGGAATTTGAAGAAGAAATCCGGACCATCGTGACTGAGGCCATTCGCGAAGGTCATATTGAAGAAGATGCCCGAGAAATGATCGAAGGGGTCATGGACCTCGACGATACGGAAACAGTCAGCATCATGACGCCTCGCAGCGAGATCGATTCTCTGGCGGCGACGACCTCTTGGTGGGAAATCGTTGAGTTCATTTCCAAAACGGGCCGCACACGCATCCCAGTGTGGGATGGCAGTCGCGATAACTTTGCCGGGCTTCTGTACGTGAAGGACTTGCTGCCGGAACTTGCCCGTCCTGAATCTACCCGCAAGTCGCTGCTGGACCTGGCTCGTCCTGTGATCCACGTGCCGCAGAGCATGACCGTTAGCGAACTGTTGAAGTACTTTCTGAGAAAGCGAACGCACCTGGCTTTAGTGGTTGACGAATACCATGCCGTGACTGGTCTGGTGACAATCGAGGATGTGTTGGAAGAAATTGTCGGCGAGATTGTCGACGAGCATGATATCGATGAAGCCGACAACGGGATCATCCAGGTTTCGGATGAAGAAGCAGACGTGACCGGCAAAGCTCATGTCGAAGACATCAACGAGGTTCTGGGCATGGAACTTCCTGAAGAAGACGACTACGATACGATCGGCGGTCTGGTCATCCACGAGATGAAGCGAATCCCTAAGCCGGGCGAACAGCTTCAAGTGGGAGACGTTTCGATCCAAGTGGTCGCTTCCGATCGTCGCCGGATTCATCAGTTGCGGCTGATTCGCTCGAAGCAAAATAAGGTTCAGTCAGCGTAG